From Bacteroidota bacterium, one genomic window encodes:
- a CDS encoding protein kinase, whose translation MTTRQLKIGETIVGEFKIRNIFGGEGKSGMGVVYLVSNRNYPNPFVLKTFQKAELNSLKRFRAEAETWVSIGIHPNIVKALFVDEINEQLFIAAEYIAPDEYNRNTITDYLKQGGISTQNIIKWIAQFCYGMDYAISKGLKSHRDIKPDNLMVDEEGNLKITDFGLSKFDNEFHQLNQIKLPKENLFNKIKQVFKKPEAEEPKVGLTNAGSFLGTILYASPEQILDSTKVDFRSDIYSFGIVLYQLLGAYPYSLKGKTTIEHYAIMHLTEPVIEINHPLSSIAYKCLSRNPNDRYQTFGEMILDLQRVATNLKLKVPQNKTQPDSSLRELYIQSLSFISLGDIDKAKQLINKYLEQDKEDSSAWSLKGRIEYQLGNIDEGIKATLLSYNLESYNSKTCNNLGIFYKEQNDLLNAIRYLTEAIDIDPNNTGALTNLAIAFEEKGNFSLASDLIVRAIQLAPDKKTLHFNAGNIAAGVSRQRHFEKAINILELLIKVDKDNTNNWFNLASNYWLTDQKEKAIKCFKVVEQRLPDDEQTLVSLVKLNGELGNYSEAISYCEKLLDRKLSILNAICWRAQYMQASGKGQEAIEFMKSTIANNQTNDHLLVTLANMYSYEGENKKAVEMIIRARQILIKNGETENKEKMDFLNKKQSHFQQLAN comes from the coding sequence ATCTTGTATCAAATCGCAACTACCCTAACCCATTTGTCTTAAAAACATTTCAGAAAGCTGAACTTAATTCGCTTAAAAGGTTTCGTGCAGAAGCAGAAACTTGGGTTTCCATCGGCATACACCCTAACATTGTAAAAGCACTGTTTGTTGATGAAATAAACGAACAACTTTTCATTGCAGCCGAATACATTGCACCTGATGAATATAATAGGAACACTATTACTGACTATTTAAAGCAAGGGGGAATATCAACACAAAATATTATTAAGTGGATTGCTCAATTCTGTTATGGAATGGATTACGCCATTTCAAAAGGACTTAAATCACATCGTGATATTAAACCCGACAACTTAATGGTTGACGAAGAAGGTAATCTGAAAATTACTGACTTCGGATTATCAAAATTTGATAACGAGTTTCACCAACTTAATCAAATCAAATTGCCAAAGGAAAACTTGTTCAATAAGATTAAGCAAGTATTTAAGAAACCTGAAGCAGAAGAACCCAAAGTTGGTTTGACTAATGCAGGTTCCTTTCTTGGAACAATATTATACGCTTCACCCGAACAAATTCTTGACTCTACCAAGGTTGATTTCCGTTCTGATATTTACAGTTTTGGCATTGTGCTATATCAGCTTTTAGGTGCATATCCTTATTCATTAAAAGGTAAAACTACGATTGAACATTATGCTATAATGCACTTGACAGAACCAGTTATTGAAATCAATCATCCCCTTTCAAGTATTGCTTACAAATGCCTTTCAAGAAATCCTAATGACCGTTACCAAACCTTTGGGGAAATGATTTTGGATTTGCAACGAGTAGCTACAAATTTGAAACTCAAAGTTCCTCAAAACAAAACTCAACCCGACAGTTCTTTAAGAGAATTATACATTCAAAGCTTATCCTTCATTTCGCTTGGAGACATTGACAAAGCAAAACAACTTATTAATAAATATCTTGAACAAGACAAGGAAGACAGTTCTGCCTGGAGTTTGAAAGGGAGAATTGAATATCAGTTAGGAAATATTGATGAAGGCATTAAGGCAACATTACTTTCATATAATCTTGAATCTTACAATTCCAAAACTTGTAACAACCTTGGTATATTTTATAAAGAACAAAATGATTTACTCAATGCAATACGTTATTTAACGGAAGCAATAGATATTGACCCGAACAATACAGGTGCATTGACAAACCTTGCAATTGCTTTTGAGGAAAAAGGAAATTTTTCGTTAGCATCAGATTTAATAGTAAGGGCAATTCAGTTAGCACCTGACAAAAAAACACTTCATTTTAATGCTGGCAATATTGCGGCAGGGGTTTCAAGGCAAAGACATTTTGAAAAAGCAATTAACATTCTTGAGCTTTTAATAAAAGTTGACAAGGACAACACAAACAACTGGTTCAACCTTGCATCCAACTATTGGCTGACAGACCAGAAAGAAAAAGCAATTAAATGTTTTAAAGTTGTTGAGCAACGACTACCTGACGATGAGCAGACACTTGTTTCGCTTGTCAAACTCAATGGAGAACTTGGCAATTACAGTGAAGCCATTTCATATTGCGAGAAACTTCTTGACAGAAAACTTTCAATACTAAATGCTATTTGTTGGCGTGCTCAATATATGCAGGCAAGCGGAAAAGGACAAGAAGCAATTGAATTTATGAAATCAACAATAGCAAACAATCAGACAAATGACCATCTTTTAGTTACACTTGCTAATATGTATTCCTACGAGGGCGAAAATAAAAAAGCAGTTGAAATGATTATTAGAGCAAGACAAATATTAATAAAAAATGGGGAAACAGAAAATAAAGAGAAAATGGACTTCCTGAATAAGAAGCAATCCCATTTCCAACAACTTGCAAACTGA